The following proteins are encoded in a genomic region of Fusarium oxysporum f. sp. lycopersici 4287 chromosome 1, whole genome shotgun sequence:
- a CDS encoding mannosyl-oligosaccharide alpha-1,2-mannosidase (At least one base has a quality score < 10), producing the protein MSRRPRHWLFELGGMMLLVWVQLLIWASLSWTAQAMRQDHLVRLRQQTVDMFYHGFGNYMKHAFPEDELRPLTCSPLTRDRENPAHIGLNDALGNYSLTLIDSLSTLAILAGGPEDASGTGSKALSDFQDGIADFVRYYGDGRPGVSGQGIRATGFDLDSKVQVFETVIRGLGGLLSAHLFAIGELPINGYTVQPAWATQADDPLELAPITWPNGFKYDGQLLRLALDLGQRLLPAFYTDTGIPYPRVNLRHGIPFYTNSPLFRHMEGKPETASGEITETCSAGAGSLTLEFTVLSRLSGDVRFEQAAKRAFWAVWGRRSEIGLVGNGLDAEGGQWIGPHAGIGAGMDSFFEYALKSHILLSGHGMPNKSTTSRQSSTEWLDPNVLHPPLPTELQTSEAFLDAWHQAHASVKRYLYTDRSHYPYYSNNHRTTGQPYTMWIDSLGAFYPGLLAMAGEVDEAVEANLVYTALWTRYAALPERWSVRENTVDQGLGWWPGRPEFIESTYYIYRATQDPWYLHVGEMVLKDIERRCRAPCGWAGLQDVRTGELSDRMESFFLGETTKYMYLLFDPDHTLNKVDAAFVFSTEGHPLIIPKRSRQKPTRRHSLSKRVVSKNDTIDESFTHSCPVPTVPGLSGSATAARPDLFSVALFVDLHNTPNVHGPLEAVEVFDRKKGHVTRYRAKTNHTMFPWTLPPTMLPHDGVCAAPVERVMTWIEFPPGDTASSLVSRFGTSLVWYSHNGPTVRNLDGMRLQLEQQKGACGAPLPESSSRQHQIIVIRRGGCSFSEKLERIPSFPASPHTLQLVIVIDEGDDSEEGPDEIVRPLLTTAQVTPRGMGRLNGVPLVLMRGAKGDYERFGEAKGVGMRRKYVVESQGMLIENAIVL; encoded by the exons ATGTCTCGGAGGCCTAGGCATTGGCTATTTGAGCTAGGAGGCATGATGTTATTGGTGTGGGTGCAGCTCTTGATCTGGGCCTCACTATCATGGACGGCTCAAGCAATGCGACAGGACCACCTTGTGCGGCTGCGCCAACAAACAGTCGATATGTTCTATCATGGCTTTGGCAATTACATGAAACATGCATTTcctgaggatgag CTTCGACCTTTGACGTGCTCGCCCCTGACCCGAGATCGAGAAAATCCCGCCCATATCGGACTGAACGATGCCCTAGGAAATTACTCCCTTACTCTCATTGATAGTCTATCGACACTTGCGATCCTCGCCGGAGGACCCGAAGATGCGTCAGGGACAGGGTCGAAAGCTCTGAGCGATTTCCAAGATGGAATAGCGGATTTTGTGCGATACTATGGTGATGGACGACCAGGTGTTTCGGGCCAGGGCATTCGAGCGACTGGATTTGACCTCGACAGCAAGGTTCAGGTTTTTGAGACCGTAATACGTGGATTGGGTGGCCTTCTCAGTGCGCATCTTTTTGCCATAGGAGAGCTGCCTATCAACGGGTATACTGTGCAGCCAGCCTGGGCGACTCAGGCGGACGACCCCCTTGAACTGGCACCTATAACCTGGCCGAATGGTTTCAAATACGATGGTCAACTTTTAAGGCTGGCCCTCGATCTTGGACAAAGGCTTCTCCCAGCATTTTACACAGACACCGGCATTCCATATCCTCGGGTCAATCTTCGACATGGGATTCCTTTCTATACAAACTCGCCCCTCTTTCGTCACATGGAGGGCAAACCTGAGACTGCTTCAGGGGAGATCACCGAGACTTGCAGTGCCGGCGCTGGAAGTCTTACCCTAGAGTTCACAGTTCTCAGTCGTTTATCAGGAGACGTTCGATTCGAGCAAGCGGCCAAGAGGGCTTTCTGGGCAGTCTGGGGACGAAGGAGTGAAATTGGACTCGTCGGTAACGGCCTGGACGCAGAGGGTGGGCAGTGGATAGGGCCACACGCCGGGATTGGTGCTGGTATGGATAGCTTCTTCGAATATGCTTTGAAGAGCCATATCCTGCTTTCAGGACACGGCATGCCCAACAAGTCGACCACTAGTCGACAGAGCAGCACTGAGTGGCTCGACCCCAACGTCCTCCACCCTCCTCTGCCTACCGAGCTACAGACCTCTGAGGCGTTCTTGGATGCATGGCATCAGGCACACGCCTCTGTCAAGCGATATTTGTACACCGACAGAAGTCATTACCCATACTACTCGAATAATCATCGCACAACTGGGCAACCATATACTATGTGGATTGATAGCTTGGGTGCCTTCTACCCTGGTCTGTTAGCTATGGCTGGCGAGGTCGATGAAGCCGTAGAGGCAAATCTTGTTTATACTGCTCTCTGGACGCGTTATGCTGCTTTGCCTGAGCGGTGGTCTGTCCGCGAAAACACTGTTGATCAGGGGCTCGGTTGGTGGCCAGGCCGTCCCGAGTTCATAGAGTCAacatattatatataccGTGCCACACAAGACCCATGGTACTTGCATGTCGGAGAAATGGTTCTTAAAGACATTGAGCGACGATGTCGTGCTCCATGTGGATGGGCTGGTCTTCAAGACGTGAGAACAGGAGAGCTCTCTGACCGCATGGAGagcttcttccttggtgaAACAACAAAGTACATGTACCTCCTCTTCGACCCAGACCATACTCTCAACAAGGTTGATGCTGCGTTTGTCTTTTCTACGGAGGGTCACCCCCTTATTATCCCCAAGCGCAGCCGTCAGAAGCCGACTCGACGACATTCGTTATCGAAACGTGTCGTATCCAAGAACGACACAATTGATGAGAGCTTCACGCACTCATGTCCGGTACCTACAGTTCCAGGTCTTTCCGGGTCAGCTACGGCTGCTCGTCCTGACCTTTTCAGTGTCGCACTATTCGTGGACTTGCACAATACTCCCAATGTTCATGGACCCCTTGAAGCCGTAGAAGTCTTCGATCGGAAGAAAGGGCATGTGACGAGATATAGAGCTAAAACCAATCACACAATGTTTCCATGGACGTTACCGCCAACAATGCTACCGCATGACGGCGTATGCGCCGCGCCCGTTGAGCGCGTCATGACATGGATAGAGTTTCCACCCGGTGACACGGCAAGCTCGCTTGTGTCTCGTTTCGGGACGTCTCTCGTGTGGTACAGCCACAACGGACCAACGGTCCGCAACCTTGATGGCATGCGGCTTCAATTGGAACAGCAGAAGGGCG CATGTGGTGCCCCCTTGCCCGAGTCATCGTCTCGCCAACATCAAATAATTGTCATTCGTCGCGGCGGCTGCTCATTCAGCGAAAAGTTAGAGCGCATACCTAGCTTTCCGGCCTCGCCACACACACTACAACTTGTGATTGTCATTGACGAGGGTGATGATTCAGAAGAAGGCCCTGATGAGATTGTTCGCCCTCTGCTGACCACGGCGCAAGTGACACCCCGAGGCATGGGGCGGCTCAACGGTGTGCCTCTCGTTCTCATGCGTGGAGCTAAGGGTGATTATGAACGTTTCGGTGAGGCTAAGGGTGTAGGCATGCGGCGCAAGTACGTGGTGGAGAGTCAAGGGATGTTGATAGAGAACGCCATTGTCTTATAA
- a CDS encoding adenine phosphoribosyltransferase (At least one base has a quality score < 10): protein MSAQEPLPSTNSSSAINNTTSTAVASQDASGRQPSSSAAGSSELSGAKISLRKSLRSFPDFPIPGINFVDIMPLFADPTAHATLVDALELQIAEAFPTKPDVIVGLDARGFLFGPGLALRLGVSFAAVRKQGKLPGPCATAEYVKEYGKDLFQMQEDAVREGQKVLIVDDIIATGGSAKAAAELVQQLKGEVIGYLFILEIPGLNGQEKLGTAPVKILLEDA, encoded by the exons ATGAGCGCTCAAGAACCCCTCCCCTCTACCAACTCATCCTCAGCGATAAACAACACCACGTCTACCGCTGTCGCTAGCCAAGATGCCTCGGGACGACagccctcctcctccgccgccgGTTCCTCCGAACTCTCCGGTGCAAAGATAAGCCTGCGCAAGTCGCTGCGAAGCTTCCCCGACTTCCCTATCCCGGGTATCAACTTTGTCGATATTATGCCTCTCTTCGCCGACCCAACCGCCCATGCCACCCTTGTCGATGCTCTCGAACTTCAGATCGCCGAGGCTTTCCCCACCAAGCCTGATGTTATCGTAGGCCTTGACGCCCGTGGCTTCCTCTTCGGCCCTGGTCTTGCGCTCCGTCTCGGTGTTTCTTTTGCTGCTGTCCGCAAGCAGGGCAAGCTCCCTGGACCTTGCGCTACCGCTGAGTACGTGAAAGAGTATGGCAAGGATCTGTTCCAGATGCAGGAAGACGCCGTCCGTGAGGGCCAGAAGGTCCTTATTGTGGACGACATCATTGCTACGG GTGGTTCTGCAAAGGCTGCAGCTGAACTCGTCCAGCAGCTCAAGGGCGAGGTCATTGGATACTTGTTTATTCTTGAGATCCCTGGCCTAAACGGCCAAGAGAAGCTCGGCACTGCTCCTGTCAAGattcttcttgaagatgcTTAA